A genomic stretch from Asterias rubens chromosome 19, eAstRub1.3, whole genome shotgun sequence includes:
- the LOC117303052 gene encoding queuine tRNA-ribosyltransferase accessory subunit 2-like, whose protein sequence is MKFNLHNVKSTAGRLATLSELGHHGNISMESPGCTLYTRGGSAPNLSLTLLNGIEGVPPVTQIPIPTIVESQEVLSTLGQGVASFSGRPGTITYSCTQDPGQQSRSGYNDKNSVSVWTPAGRERLTIDRFLSLQEALQVDWIDALSDGDTPTGSMSKRIRKSVDRTLVYLDKCLDAKQSRQNLKDTTILGVIVGGDSLEERNRSVRETVKRPVGGFVLDGFHQGAMEDGTRWSIMESVLNEIPEDKPRFLPRVGRPDKVIQAVELGVDIFDSAFPFEVTERGCALVFSYHLDPPPSSSVNDEEVRHTLPASSNMTDTDGGNDRTTQCGENGEDGGRTMYEIKLSDRRYIEDFSTLVEGCECYCCVNHTKAYINHLINVKELLAGVLLMIHNFHHHFKFFQSIRQALQEGRMQELKEEIRKTR, encoded by the exons atgaaattCAACTTGCACAACGTCAAAAGTACAGCTGGTCGCCTAGCAACATTATCTGAGCTTGGTCACCATGGAAACATCTCGATGGAATCTCCAGGATGTACGTTGTATACTCGAGGAGGCTCAGCCCCAAACCTGTCGCTCACTCTACTCAATGGCATAGAGGGAGTGCCACCGGTGACTCAAATACCGATACCAACAAT CGTTGAAAGCCAAGAGGTCTTATCCACCCTCGGTCAGGGTGTGGCTTCATTCTCAGGGAGGCCCGGTACCATCACATACTCCTGCACTCAGGACCCAGGCCAGCAATCACGATCTGGTTATAATGACAAGAACAGTGTGTCTGTATGGACCCCTGCTGGCAGAGAAAGG CTTACCATTGATAGGTTCCTGTCCCTGCAAGAAGCCTTGCAAGTGGACTGGATAGACGCTCTCTCTGATGGAGACACCCCAACGGGATCAATGTCTAAGAGAATAAGGAAATCAGTAGACCGGACGTTGGTTTACTTAGACAAGTGTCTGGATGCAAAGCAGAGCAGGCAG aatcttaaagacaccACTATTCTTGGTGTGATTGTTGGAGGAGACTCACTGGAGGAGAGAAACCGATCAGTCAGGGAGACGGTGAAGAGACCCGTAGGAGGCTTTGTCTTAGATGGATTCCACCAGGGAGCCATGGAAGACGGGACAAGATGGAGCATCATGGAGTCTGTCCTG AACGAAATCCCTGAGGACAAGCCAAGATTTCTCCCAAGGGTTGGTCGACCGGATAAGGTGATCCAGGCAGTGGAACTTGGTGTGGATATTTTTGATTCAGC CTTCCCATTTGAAGTAACAGAGAGAGGTTGTGCCTTGGTGTTTTCATACCATCTTGACCCTCCTCCATCTTCATCTGTTAATGATGAGGAGGTAAGACATACCCTGCCTGCCTCCTCCAATATGACAGATACAGATGGTGGAAATGACAGAACTACACAGTGTGGTGAAAATGGAGAAGATGGTGGCCGGACGATGTATGAAATCAAACTCTCTGACCGAag GTACATTGAGGATTTTTCTACCCTGGTTGAAGGATGTGAATGTTACTGCTGTGTGAATCACACCAAAGCCTATATCAACCATCTCATCAATGTTAAGGAGCTTCTTGCTGGTGTGCTGCTCATGAT ACACAACTTCCATCATCACTTCAAATTCTTTCAAAGCATCCGACAAGCTCTCCAAGAGGGCAGAATGCAAGAACTGAAGGAAGAAATCCGCAAAACCAGGTGA
- the LOC117303200 gene encoding nmrA-like family domain-containing protein 1, with protein MKKVVIVFGATGRQGGSVVRALLEEPEKFHVRAVTRNPTSPKAQALQAAGCELVQAELAQTESLIPILQGADCCFLVTVPPQQFAKDADKIEYQYGMNFANACMAVGLHHLVFTTLPHCEEVTGCPVPWSDSKAKVTNYFKEKNLPLTAVTLSDFYENYAGVLKPRKVKDGVYTIEIPTGEQAYGMMHISFLGEAVRHIFSHREDYLRRDITLVTDRHTVGEVAQIMNKHLQPLGQTIENAQFTLDDLREKYKTHLGIETLANWYKFILAGEAYPGYAKYMDIEESRKLMPSAKTFDEWVEENKEAISAVLDPPDKPMRL; from the exons ATGAAGAAAGTGGTCATCGTCTTCGGAGCGACAGGGCGGCAGGGCGGCTCCGTGGTGCGAGCCCTCCTCGAGGAGCCTGAGAAATTCCACGTCCGTGCCGTGACTCGTAACCCAACATCACCCAAAGCCCAAGCCCTCCAGGCCGCCGGCTGCGAGCTCGTCCAGGCAGAGCTAGCCCAGACAGAGAGTCTCATACCAATCCTCCAAGGAGCAGATTGTTGCTTCCTCGTTACAGTCCCGCCTCAGCAGTTCGCAAAGGATGCAGACAAAATCGAGTACCAATACGGGATGAACTTTGCGAATGCCTGCATGGCGGTTGGACTCCACCACTTGGTGTTCACGACGTTACCACATTGTGAGGAGGTTACTGGCTGCCCGGTGCCGTGGAGTGACAGCAAAGCGAAAGTGACGAACTATTTTAAGGAGAAGAACTTGCCGCTGACGGCGGTGACACTATCTGACTTTTATGAAAACTATGCTGGTGTTCTTAAACCGAGGAAGGTAAAAGACGGTGTGTATACTATAG AAATACCGACTGGTGAGCAAGCCTACGGCATGATGCACATAAGCTTCTTGGGTGAGGCCGTACGCCACATATTCAGTCATAGAGAAGACTACCTTCGCCGAGATATCACTCTAGTAACGGACAGACATACGGTGGGCGAGGTGGCTCAAATTATGAACAAACACCTCCAACCACTGGGACAGACCATAGAAAACGCACAG TTCACACTTGACGATTTACGAGAAAAGTACAAGACCCATCTCGGCATCGAGACATTGGCCAACTGGTACAAGTTCATCCTGGCGGGAGAGGCATATCCCGGGTATGCCAAATACATGGACATTGAAGAAAGCAGGAAGCTAATGCCGTCAGCTAAAACATTCGATGAATGGGTTGAAGAAAACAAGGAGGCAATTTCTGCTGTTCTTGATCCACCTGATAAACCTATGCGGTTATAG
- the LOC117303202 gene encoding phosphatidylinositol N-acetylglucosaminyltransferase subunit C-like produces the protein MDNGIGNNYRPRWQKVLYKDQGVPDNYVDESFLGELKRKETTYELWHVVRESGVVTQQISSICIFVVLFVYMQRELLSPVNLLYVNAGLSLIGYILYDVIDGGQDRKESGRSRLDDVKSTAIFVAFSYGLSPILKTLTDTVSTDTIYAMTVFMLLGNLLFHDYVTTETRGRRPVSLCASIFASVCLASRLPTTLHAFATVTVAMQLFALWPELRRKLKVCIPRSQTPLTLLSVIVAFVALVTVSNIAAIIIVFIDLAITFLVPVCLIRLQLFKKNIHGPWDEAVIQH, from the exons ATGGACAATGGAATAGGCAATAATTATCGTCCAAGGTGGCAGAAAGTCTTGTATAAAGACCAGGGTGTTCCGGATAACTACGTTGATGAATCCTTCCTTGGGGAGTTGAAGAGAAaag AAACTACGTATGAATTGTGGCATGTGGTGCGGGAATCAGGCGTTGTGACTCAACAAATAAGTAG TATCTGCAtctttgtggttttatttgtgtATATGCAACGGGAATTGCTCTCTCCAGTCAATCTGCTGTACGTCAACGCTGGGTTGTCTCTGATTGGCTATATTCTCTATGATGTCATCGATGGAGGGCAGGATCGGAAGGAGAGCGGAAGATCCC GCTTGGATGATGTTAAAAGTACTGCCATCTTTGTTGCCTTTTCATATGGTTTGTCACCGATCCTGAAAACATTGACTGATACCGTTAGTACCGACACTATCTATGCAATGACT GTATTTATGCTTTTAGGAAATCTGCTCTTTCATGATTATGTGACAACGGAAACAAG GGGAAGGAGACCTGTCTCACTATGTGCATCTATATTTGCATCGGTTTGTCTGGCATCCAGACTTCCTACTACTCTCCATGCCTTTGCCACAGTCACTGTTGCTATGCAGTTGTTTGCACTCTGGCCTGAACTCAGACGAAAACTTAAG GTTTGCATTCCGAGATCCCAGACTCCATTAACATTGTTGTCGGTTATCGTTGCATTCGTTGCCTTGGTAACAGTGAGTAACATAGCGGCCATTATCATCGTCTTCATTGATCTTGCCATTACTTTCCTTGTTCCTGTTTGCCTGATACGGTTACAACTTTTCAAAAA AAATATCCATGGTCCATGGGACGAGGCTGTGATTCAACATTAG
- the LOC117303201 gene encoding cilia- and flagella-associated protein 157-like, with translation MPPKKKGGKKKGKKSGKKSGKKSARASSAPSGANLTEVSKEFFLIQIRDLEQRLFRYQRKCDELEVANGEFRAQYDQMGTDKKEIVSFLKKQLEQRQNDIADLNDRLVGLQQIKDAEKDAYEQQLAQLRTEFQETKDQLTSENMILSGKLASLEEFKVQKEDLMAKFAQMEQELDNQQTEHKEQIYQLERKQVVDKDRLKREMVLRVNQVAAEFRKVSNKQMADTTKRTIRENVSIHAQLSKMSDKTMELIEENEQQQAKEKKQLQQLDMLENNEKELAKKNHSNQKVIRMLTEKAKQQEALIIDLEEHEKELLEVEAEAALLRQQTESSREEMQSMGKEIEQLEDRIELMEKEKKEILKNKERLERILAEAAYSMHRILTSRPEEGDVEDADEDDGIEQRDSMLENLLVILNSAAAIGVGPSPASFLREEEAMYRTKSRQSNIPGSGKGFQPGVAPLSPIAKGHAPLPHYQLGDLGLVPRPKPASFQADKMRQLSATSRLNRLHGVKTRSVGIQSSSGPQTLFYSDQLLGGGTSAATSALVNELAIKGRRPLGPVRAQRNVSKSLVL, from the exons ATGCCACCCAAGAAGAAAGGAGGCAAGAAGAAGGGGAAGAAAAGTGGGAAAAAGAGCGGAAAGAAATCTGCGAGGGCTTCCTCAGCGCCCTCGGGGGCCAACCTGACCGAGGTCAGTAAGGAATTTTTCCTGATACAGATACGCGACTTAGAGCAGAGGCTGTTTAG ATACCAAAGAAAATGCGATGAACTTGAGGTAGCAAACGGAGAATTCAGGGCCCAGTATGATCAGATGGGCACCGACAAGAAGGAAATCGTCTCCTTCTTGAAGAAGCAGCTTGAGCAGCGACAGAATGACATCGCTGATCTGAACGATCGCCTCGTCGGCCTCCAACAGATCAAGGATGCAGAGAAGGATGCTTACGAGCAGCAGCTCGCACAGCTCAGAACGGAGTTCCAAGAAACTAAAGATCAGCTCACATCAGAAAACATGATTCTGA GTGGAAAGCTTGCATCGTTGGAAGAGTTCAAAGTTCAGAAGGAGGATCTTATGGCCAAGTTTGCACAGATGGAGCAGGAGCTCGACAATCAGCAGACGGAACACAAGGAACAGATCTACCAGCTGGAGAGGAAACAGGTGGTCGACAAAGACAG GTTGAAACGAGAGATGGTCCTGCGCGTCAATCAAGTCGCCGCCGAATTCCGTAAGGTCTCCAATAAGCAGATGGCCGACACCACCAAGCGCACCATCCGCGAGAATGTTAGCATCCATGCCCAGCTGTCCAAGATGTCCGACAAGACGATGGAGTTGATCGAAGAGAATGAGCAGCAGCAGGCCAAGGAGAAGAAACAGCTGCAGCAGCTGGACATGTTGGAGAACAACGAGAAGGAATTGGCTAAGAAGAATCACAGCAATCAAAAG GTCATTCGCATGCTAACAGAGAAAGCCAAGCAGCAAGAAGCACTCATCATCGACCTGGAGGAGCATGAGAAAGAACTCCTGGAGGTGGAAGCGGAGGCTGCTCTCCTCCGGCAGCAGACGGAATCATCTCGCGAAGAGATGCAGTCCATGGGTAAAGAGATCGAGCAACTCGAAGACAGGATAGAGCTGATGGAGAAAGAGAAGAAGGAGATTCTGAAGAATAAAGAACGGCTTGAGAGGATACTAGCTGAAGCGGCATACTCAATGCATAGGATACTTACA TCGAGGCCAGAGGAAGGTGACGTCGAGGATGCAGACGAGGACGATGGGATTGAACAGCGTGACAGCATGCTTGAAAACCTCCTGGTCATCCTCAACAGTGCCGCTGCCATCGGAGTTGGCCCATCACCAGCGAGCTTCTTGAGGGAAGAAGAAGCCATGTATCGGACGAAGAGTAGGCAGTCAAATATACCAGGATCGGGCAAGGGATTTCAACCAGG CGTGGCACCCCTCTCACCGATCGCCAAGGGTCATGCACCACTGCCCCATTACCAACTGGGAGACCTTGGTCTGGTGCCCAGACCCAAGCCTGCATCCTTCCAAGCTGATAAGATGAGGCAGCTATCAGCAACGAGTCGGTTGAACAGACTACATGGAGTCAAGACACGCTCTGTTGGGATCCAATCATCAAGTGGACCACAG ACACTGTTCTACTCTGACCAGCTTCTTGGAGGAGGGACAAGCGCAGCTACATCAGCTCTAGTCAATGAACTCGCCATTAAGGGCCGCCGTCCATTAGGTCCAGTCAGAGCCCAAAGGAATGTTTCAAAATCACTGGTGCTTTAA
- the LOC117302916 gene encoding nmrA-like family domain-containing protein 1 yields MVMVIAVFGASGTLGNSVARALLRDSTHFQVRAVTRNPNNPDVLALADKGAVVIKADMNDRESLVPALKGADGCFVATNVPFSDPMCQELEYQQGECVADVCMAMKVKHIVFNAQSHVSKVIGVKARHYDAKAYINDYMNERELPLTSVILPFAYENFLGEFKPEKYQQHEYTIGIPMGDLPLSMMSVKQLGEAVYFIFCNRASTVGKTFSLVGDKLTIKEIASTLTSHLRPNVVRDMKITLPEFQKQNCLNPGNDDITNMFDFLHKVTQRFSIETSRKLIPDLLTFDQWVSQNRETILKLILK; encoded by the exons ATGGTGATGGTAATTGCAGTGTTCGGTGCCTCAGGCACGCTGGGAAACTCTGTGGCACGAGCATTATTGAGAGATTCAACGCACTTTCAAGTGCGCGCAGTGACACGCAATCCGAACAATCCTGACGTATTGGCCTTAGCAGACAAGGGAGCAGTCGTCATCAAGGCTGATATGAATGATCGGGAAAGTCTGGTTCCTGCGCTTAAAGGAGCAGACGGGTGCTTTGTAGCAACTAACGTACCATTTTCAGATCCGATGTGTCAGGAACTTGAATACCAGCAG GGAGAATGCGTGGCTGACGTTTGCATGGCCATGAAGGTAAAACACATCGTCTTCAATGCTCAAAGTCACGTCAGCAAGGTCATCGGAGTGAAAGCCAGACACTACGACGCAAAGGCCTACATTAATGACTACATGAACGAAAGGGAACTTCCACTCACCAGTGTTATCCTCCCATTTGCGTATGAGAACTTCCTCGGGGAATTCAAGCCGGAGAAATACCAGCAGCATGAGTACACCATTG GTATACCTATGGGAGACCTGCCCCTCAGCATGATGAGTGTCAAGCAACTAGGGGAAGCAGTGTATTTCATCTTCTGCAACCGTGCCAGCACCGTCGGAAAAACCTTCTCCCTAGTTGGTGACAAGCTCACAATAAAAGAAATTGCTTCCACTTTGACGTCGCACCTCAGACCTAATGTTGTCAGAGATATGAAG ATTACACTTCCGGAATTCCAGAAGCAGAACTGTTTGAACCCTGGCAATGATGACATCACCAACATGTTTGACTTTTTGCATAAAGTCACCCAAAGGTTCAGCATTGAGACTTCAAGAAAACTAATCcctgaccttttgacctttgaccagTGGGTGTCTCAGAACAGGGAAACTATTTTAAAGCTAATTCTGAAATGA